A DNA window from Helianthus annuus cultivar XRQ/B chromosome 15, HanXRQr2.0-SUNRISE, whole genome shotgun sequence contains the following coding sequences:
- the LOC110913701 gene encoding agamous-like MADS-box protein AGL80, with the protein MTRKKVKLAFIMNDSARKATYKKRKKGLMKKVNELSTLCGIDACAIIYSPYEAQPEVWPNNIGVQRVLAQFKRMPEMEQSKKMVNQESFIKQRITKANDQLKKQIKENREKEMTEVMYQCLTGKGTIANLILPDLNDLGGLVDQTIKDISRRIESLKKDTTGKGVAVTPESVPPRAHGSVGDHASSSNNEMMMRGHVLQAWEKIPMVDPNMSGMGGMQKTQWFTDWMNNPSEQNMGLGPGYEMAPFVDNPNLMWPNHYFP; encoded by the coding sequence ATGACAAGGAAGAAAGTGAAGCTTGCTTTCATAATGAATGACTCAGCAAGGAAAGCAACCtacaagaaaaggaagaagggttTAATGAAGAAGGTGAATGAGTTGAGCACATTATGTGGCATTGATGCATGTGCCATAATATATAGCCCATATGAAGCTCAACCTGAGGTGTGGCCGAATAACATCGGTGTCCAACGCGTGCTAGCCCAGTTCAAAAGGATGCCAGAGATGGAGCAAAGCAAGAAAATGGTGAATCAAGAGAGCTTCATCAAGCAAAGGATCACCAAAGCAAATGACCAACTCAAGAAGCAGATCAAGGAAAATAGGGAGAAGGAGATGACTGAGGTTATGTACCAATGCTTGACCGGAAAAGGGACGATAGCAAACTTGATCCTGCCAGATTTGAATGATCTAGGTGGGTTGGTGGACCAAACCATAAAAGACATTTCTAGGAGGATTGAGTCCCTAAAGAAAGACACCACGGGTAAAGGCGTAGCCGTGACACCGGAGTCAGTTCCACCTAGAGCACATGGAAGTGTTGGCGATCATGCTTCGAGTAGTAATAATGAAATGATGATGAGAGGACATGTGCTGCAGGCATGGGAGAAAATACCTATGGTTGATCCTAATATGAGTGGTATGGGTGGGATGCAAAAGACTCAATGGTTCACAGATTGGATGAACAATCCATCTGAACAAAATATGGGTCTTGGTCCCGGGTATGAGATGGCTCCGTTTGTTGACAACCCGAATCTGATGTGGCCAAACCATTATTTTCCATGA